A single region of the Mus caroli chromosome 16, CAROLI_EIJ_v1.1, whole genome shotgun sequence genome encodes:
- the Dppa4 gene encoding developmental pluripotency-associated protein 4, whose product MLELRNVPDSAKDARLKTAPKKMKTEPGEESEVTVPLEMVPVPEEQIPALIDPPMLYEEVSTTVVTTPATEAVLASWARIASNAKKYQAVPADAASSSSSEVKGEMWCVVHGTSLPGNSRGWVRLQFHAGQAWVPDKKGKAIALFLLPACTFPPPHLEDNMLCPKCVHKNKILTKSLEG is encoded by the exons ATG CTGGAGTTGAGGAACGTCCCTGACTCGGCCAAAGACGCCAGGTTGAAGACAGCTCCCAAAAAAATGAAGACGGAACCGGGGGAGGAGTCTGAGGTGACAGTTCCCCTGGAAATGGTCCCTGTGCCAGAGGAGCAGATACCTGCCCTCATTGACCCTCCTATGCTCTATGAGGAAGTCAGCACCACCGTAGTGACTACACCTGCCACTGAGGCCGTGTTAGCATCTTGGGCCAGAATTGCATCCAATGCTAAGAAGTACCAGGCAGTGCCAGCCGATGCcgcgtcgtcgtcgtcatcagaAGTCAAAG GGGAAATGTGGTGTGTGGTTCATGGGACAAGCCTTCCTGGGAACTCGCGTGGTTGGGTTCGGCTGCAGTTCCATGCTGGACAAGCCTGGGTACCCGATAAGAAAGGAAAAGCCATTGCCCTCTTCCTGCTTCCGGCCTGCACATTTCCACCCCCACACCTGGAGGACAACATGCTGTGCCCCAAGTGTGTTCATAA GAACAAGATCTTGACTAAGAGCCTCGAAGGATAA
- the Dppa2 gene encoding developmental pluripotency-associated protein 2 codes for MSYYGLETFNENQSEENLDEESVILTLVPFKEEETITDYPTQSNVSSSTLDHTPPARSLVRHAGIKHPTRTIPSTCPPPSLPPIRDVSRNTLREWCRYHNLSTDGKKVEVYLRLRRHSYSKQECHIPNTSREARMKQGPRKSKIVFRGIGPPSSCRRRREESGVLEILTSPKESTFAAWARIAMRAAQSMSKNRCPLPSNVEAFLPQATGSRWCVVHGRQLPADKKGWVRLQFLAGQTWVPDTPQRMNFLFLLPACIIPEPGVEDNLLCPECVHSNKKILRNLQIRSRAKKNALPPNMPP; via the exons ATGTCATACTACGGCCTGGAGACTTTCAACGAG AACCAATCTGAGGAAAACTTGGATGAAGAAAGTGTGATTTTAACGCTGGTCCCCTTTAAGGAGGAGGAGACAATCACAGACTACCCTACGCAATCAAATGTGTCTTCTTCAACCTTAGACCACACACCACCAG CCCGTTCTCTGGTGAGGCATGCGGGAATCAAACACCCAACCAGAACGATACCAAGCACCTGCCCTCCGCCCAGCCTGCCTCCTATCAGGGACGTGTCCAGGAACACTCTTCGGGAGTGGTGTCGGTATCATAACTTGAGTACCGATGGCAAGAAAGTTGAGGTCTATTTGAGACTTCGGAGACACTCATATTCTAAACAAGAATGT CATATTCCCAATACATCTCGTGAGGCCAGAATGAAGCAGGGTCCCAGGAAATCCAAGATAGTCTTCAGAGGAATCGGGCCTCCAAGCAGCTGccgaaggagaagggaggagagtggTGTCCTGGAAATTCTAACTTCACCTAAGGAGTCCACATTTGCAGCCTGGGCAAGAATTGCCATGAGAGCAGCTCAGTCAATGTCTAAGAATCGATGTCCTCTTCCGTCTAATGTGGAGGCCTTTCTGCCACAAGCCACTG GATCCAGATGGTGTGTTGTCCATGGTAGGCAGCTCCCTGCAGATAAGAAAGGCTGGGTTCGCCTGCAATTTCTTGCTGGACAGACCTGGGTTCCAGACACTCCCCAAAGGATGAATTTTCTCTTCCTGTTACCGGCCTGTATTATCCCAGAACCAGGAGTGGAAGATAATCTGCTATGTCCTGAATGTGTTCACAG CAACAAGAAGATCCTAAGAAACTTGCAAATTAGAAGCCGTGCAAAGAAAAATGCCCTACCCCCAAATATGCCGCCTTAG